The sequence CCCCATTTAGGTCGTAATGCTTTATTAGCTGCAGCGCATACTGTCACTCAACTTCATGGTATTGCACGCCATGGTGAAGGCATGACAAGAATTAATGTGGGAGTGCTAAAAGCGGGTGAAGGACGAAATGTCATTCCATCGTCTGCTGAATTACAATTAGAAGTGCGGGGAGAAAATAAAGCAATTAATGAATACATGACTGAACAAGTCATGCAAATAGCCAAAGGTATTTCCATAAGTTTTGATGTCGCATATGAAACTGAAATTGTAGGTGAAGCAGTGGATATGAATAACGATGTTGAACTTATAAAACTCATCGAAGAAATATCCCTTGAACAACCACAAATAAATAACGTAAATTCAGATTATGCTTTCAATGCAAGTGAAGATGCGACTATTTTAGGTAGACGTGTACAAGAACACGGAGGCAAAGCTATTTACTTCATTCTTGGTGCAGATCGCACAGCAGGTCATCATGAAGCTGAATTTGATTTTGATGAAAATCAATTGCTTACTGGGGTTAATATTTATACATCTTTAGTACAAAGATTATTAGCTTAATTAAATAAAAATATTTTTACTCCTTTCTTTTAAGAATCTCCTATTTTTCTTAGAATAAAGGCAATATCTACTCACCTTATAAGGAAAACTCAATGATTAATAGACGTCATTTTATTCAAATCGGTGCAAGCAGTATTCTTGCATTAAGTGCAAGCCGTTTTGCGACAGCAAAAGGTAAACATGATGTAGATTTACGTATTGTTGCTACTACTGACGTTCACAGTTTCTTAACAGACTTTGATTATTATAAAGACGCACCAACCGATAAATTCGGGTTTACTCGTGCGGCAAGCCTTATTCGTCAAGCACGTGCTGAAGTAAAAAATAGTGTATTAGTAGATAACGGTGACCTAATTCAAGGTAATCCAATTGCAGACTATCAAGCTGCACAAGGCTATAAAGAGGGTAAATCTAACCCTGCGGTCGATTGTTTAAATGCGATGAATTATGAAGTGGGTACATTAGGTAACCACGAATTTAACTATGGTCTCAATTATCTTGCAGATGCCATCAAACAAGCTAAATTCCCGATTGTGAATGCGAACGTAGTAAAAGCAGGAACAGAAGAACCTTATTTCACACCTTATGTCATTCAAGAAAAATCTGTGGTGGATAATAATGGCAAAACACATAAATTAAAAATCGGTTATATCGGTTTTGTACCGCCACAAATTATAGTTTGGGATAAAGCGAACCTTCAAGGCAAAGTGGAAACCCGTGATATTGTAAAAACAGCACAAAAATATGTCCCTGAAATGAAGAAAAAAGGGGCTGATATTATCGTTGCATTAGCTCACACTGGCCCGTCTGATGAACCATACAAAGAAGGTGCTGAAAACTCGGCATTCTATTTAGCGGATGTTCCACATATTGATGCGGTTATTTTTGGTCACTCACACCGTTTATTCCCAAATAAAGAATTTGCGAAATCACCAAATGCAGATATCGTAAATGGTACAGTAAAAGGTGTACCAGAAAGTATGGCTGGTTACTGGGCAAATAATATCAGCGTGGTAGATTTAGGATTAACAGAACACAAAGGCAAATGGATTGTTACCTCTGGAAAAGCGGTTCTTCGTCCAATTTATGATGTAGAAACCAAAAAAGCACTTGCAAAAAATGACCCAGAAATCACCGCTCTTTTAGCACCAGTTCACGAAGCAACACGTAAGTTTGTGTCTCAACCTATCGGCAAAGCTACAGACAA comes from Haemophilus haemolyticus and encodes:
- the cpdB gene encoding 2',3'-cyclic-nucleotide 2'-phosphodiesterase; protein product: MINRRHFIQIGASSILALSASRFATAKGKHDVDLRIVATTDVHSFLTDFDYYKDAPTDKFGFTRAASLIRQARAEVKNSVLVDNGDLIQGNPIADYQAAQGYKEGKSNPAVDCLNAMNYEVGTLGNHEFNYGLNYLADAIKQAKFPIVNANVVKAGTEEPYFTPYVIQEKSVVDNNGKTHKLKIGYIGFVPPQIIVWDKANLQGKVETRDIVKTAQKYVPEMKKKGADIIVALAHTGPSDEPYKEGAENSAFYLADVPHIDAVIFGHSHRLFPNKEFAKSPNADIVNGTVKGVPESMAGYWANNISVVDLGLTEHKGKWIVTSGKAVLRPIYDVETKKALAKNDPEITALLAPVHEATRKFVSQPIGKATDNMYSYLALVQDDPTIQIVNQAQKAYVEKVASSVAEMAGLPILSAGAPFKAGGRKNDPTGYTEVNKGELTFRNAADLYLYPNTLVVVKATGEQLKEWLECSAGMFKQIDPTSDKPQSLIDWEGFRTYNFDVIDGVNYEYDLTKPARYDGECKLINPESHRVVNLTYQGKPVDPKAEFLIATNNYRAYGNKFPGTGDKHIVYASPDESRQILADYIKATSEKEGSVNPNADKNWRFVPITGNDKLDVRFETSPSEQAAKFIAEKAQYPMKQVGTDEIGFAVYQIDLSK